Proteins encoded together in one Calditrichota bacterium window:
- a CDS encoding energy transducer TonB encodes METGSKIDKLVIGARDLKGHLGRYLIQGLVVSVFLHSALIALVGLLPKRDQPIAKRRTTDSTIVDLRKWIDDPIPVPPRPTPPQKPDDSKFVPIEEEPEVIDSLVPEDLEMPDLASNVPLDGSIDTGAFDGISGSFGLNTGELKNAGTVDPWTIFVPREIDPQPLRDFNPQPAYPKLASKAGVEGIVYVWVHVSAQGDVIGWHVIDVRPAGLGFEDEVARVIPQWKFTPAIQQNTPVAVWVSMPFKFKVSN; translated from the coding sequence ATGGAAACCGGATCGAAGATTGACAAACTGGTGATTGGTGCGCGTGATCTGAAAGGTCACCTCGGACGGTATCTGATTCAAGGATTGGTCGTCAGCGTTTTTCTGCACAGCGCGCTAATTGCGCTTGTGGGGCTATTGCCGAAGCGGGATCAGCCTATCGCGAAACGCAGAACCACGGATTCGACCATCGTGGATCTCCGAAAATGGATCGACGATCCTATTCCGGTGCCGCCGCGTCCGACGCCGCCGCAAAAACCCGATGATTCCAAGTTTGTGCCTATTGAAGAAGAGCCGGAAGTCATCGATTCTCTGGTGCCCGAGGACTTGGAAATGCCAGACCTAGCGAGCAATGTTCCACTTGATGGTTCGATTGACACCGGCGCTTTTGATGGAATCAGCGGAAGTTTCGGACTGAATACGGGTGAGTTAAAGAATGCGGGAACGGTAGACCCGTGGACGATCTTCGTCCCGCGCGAAATTGATCCTCAGCCCCTCAGAGATTTTAATCCTCAGCCCGCATATCCGAAACTTGCCAGCAAAGCCGGCGTGGAAGGCATCGTATATGTATGGGTCCACGTCAGCGCGCAGGGCGACGTCATCGGCTGGCATGTGATCGACGTCAGGCCCGCCGGACTCGGATTCGAAGATGAAGTCGCGCGTGTGATTCCACAATGGAAATTCACTCCCGCGATTCAGCAGAATACTCCGGTGGCGGTGTGGGTGTCCATGCCGTTCAAGTTCAAGGTTTCGAATTAG